One Streptomyces sp. NBC_00102 DNA segment encodes these proteins:
- the rpmD gene encoding 50S ribosomal protein L30 encodes MASLKITQTKSYIGSKQNHRDTLRSLGLKRLHDVVVKEDRPEFRGMVHTVRHLVTVEEVD; translated from the coding sequence ATGGCCAGCCTCAAGATCACGCAGACGAAGTCGTACATCGGCAGCAAGCAGAACCACCGCGACACCCTGCGTTCGCTCGGGCTCAAGCGCCTGCACGACGTGGTTGTCAAGGAGGACCGCCCCGAGTTCCGCGGAATGGTGCACACCGTCCGCCACCTCGTGACGGTTGAGGAGGTTGACTGA
- the rpmJ gene encoding 50S ribosomal protein L36, with protein sequence MKVKPSVKKICDKCKVIRRHGRVMVICENLRHKQRQG encoded by the coding sequence ATGAAGGTCAAGCCGAGCGTCAAGAAGATCTGCGACAAGTGCAAGGTGATCCGCCGTCACGGTCGGGTCATGGTCATTTGCGAAAACCTGCGCCACAAGCAGCGCCAGGGCTGA
- the infA gene encoding translation initiation factor IF-1, which yields MAKKQGAIEIEGTVIESLPNAMFRVELQNGHKVLAHISGKMRMHYIRILPDDRVVVELSPYDLTRGRIVYRYK from the coding sequence GTGGCCAAGAAGCAAGGTGCCATCGAAATCGAGGGCACCGTGATCGAGTCCCTCCCGAACGCAATGTTCCGGGTGGAGCTCCAGAACGGTCACAAGGTCCTCGCGCACATCAGCGGCAAGATGCGGATGCACTACATCCGTATCCTCCCCGATGACCGGGTCGTGGTGGAGCTCTCTCCGTACGACCTGACGCGTGGCCGGATCGTCTACCGCTACAAGTAG
- the rplO gene encoding 50S ribosomal protein L15 codes for MAENSPLKAHNLRPAPGAKTAKTRVGRGEASKGKTAGRGTKGTKARYQVPQRFEGGQMPLHMRLPKLKGFKNPFRTEYQVVNLDKLATLYPEGGEVTVADLVAKGAVRNNHLVKVLGQGEISVALQVSVDAVSGSAKEKIAAAGGTVTELV; via the coding sequence ATGGCGGAGAACAGCCCGCTGAAGGCCCACAACCTCCGGCCTGCCCCGGGCGCCAAGACCGCCAAGACCCGTGTGGGTCGTGGTGAGGCGTCCAAGGGTAAGACCGCAGGTCGTGGTACCAAGGGAACGAAGGCTCGTTACCAGGTTCCGCAGCGTTTCGAGGGTGGCCAGATGCCCCTCCACATGCGCCTGCCGAAGCTCAAGGGCTTCAAGAACCCGTTCCGCACGGAGTACCAGGTCGTGAACCTGGACAAGCTCGCGACGCTCTACCCCGAGGGTGGAGAGGTCACGGTGGCCGACCTGGTCGCCAAGGGTGCCGTGCGCAACAACCACCTCGTCAAGGTCCTCGGACAGGGCGAGATCTCCGTGGCGCTGCAGGTTTCGGTTGACGCCGTCTCCGGCTCCGCCAAGGAGAAGATTGCCGCCGCCGGCGGCACCGTCACCGAGCTCGTCTGA
- the truA gene encoding tRNA pseudouridine(38-40) synthase TruA: MSDEPEPGSVRVRLDLSYDGKDFSGWAKQTSRRTVQGEIEDALRTVTRSPRTYDLTVAGRTDAGVHARGQVAHVDLPAEVWEEHREKLLRRMAGRLPLDVRIWRAAEAPAGFNARFSAMHRRYAYRVADRPGGVDPLTRGHVLWHDRPLDVDAMNEAAAPMVGEHDFAAYCKKREGATTIRTLQKLSWVRDEESGVLTATVQADAFCHNMVRALIGAALFVGDGRRPAPWPAEVLAARVRDPGVHVVKPHGLTLEEVAYPADELLAARAQEARNVRSLPDGSVDPDGFGCC, translated from the coding sequence GTGAGCGACGAGCCAGAGCCCGGTTCCGTACGCGTACGGCTGGACCTGTCCTACGACGGCAAGGACTTCTCCGGCTGGGCGAAGCAGACGTCCCGGCGGACGGTGCAGGGGGAGATCGAGGACGCGCTGCGTACGGTGACCCGGTCCCCGCGGACGTACGACCTGACGGTGGCGGGGCGTACGGACGCCGGGGTGCACGCCCGGGGGCAGGTCGCGCACGTCGACCTGCCGGCCGAGGTCTGGGAGGAGCACCGCGAGAAGCTGCTCCGCCGGATGGCGGGGCGGCTGCCGCTGGACGTACGGATCTGGCGGGCGGCCGAGGCCCCGGCGGGGTTCAACGCCCGCTTCTCGGCGATGCACCGTCGGTACGCCTACCGGGTGGCCGACCGGCCCGGTGGGGTGGACCCGCTGACGCGCGGTCATGTGCTTTGGCACGACCGGCCGTTGGACGTCGACGCGATGAACGAGGCGGCCGCGCCGATGGTGGGCGAGCACGACTTCGCCGCCTACTGCAAGAAGCGCGAGGGCGCGACCACCATCCGCACGCTCCAGAAGTTGAGCTGGGTGCGCGACGAGGAGTCCGGCGTGCTCACCGCGACCGTGCAGGCGGACGCTTTCTGCCACAACATGGTGCGCGCGCTGATCGGCGCCGCCCTGTTCGTGGGCGACGGCCGGCGCCCGGCACCCTGGCCCGCCGAGGTGCTGGCGGCCAGGGTGCGGGACCCCGGTGTCCACGTGGTGAAGCCGCACGGCCTCACCCTGGAGGAAGTGGCCTACCCGGCAGACGAGTTGCTGGCCGCCCGCGCCCAGGAGGCGCGCAACGTCCGGTCGTTGCCTGACGGAAGCGTGGACCCGGACGGCTTCGGCTGCTGCTGA
- the secY gene encoding preprotein translocase subunit SecY, producing MLTAFARAFKTPDLRKKLLFTLGIIVLYRLGAHIPVPGVSYENVQTCIDQASKGNNSLFGLVNMFSGGALLQITIFALGIMPYITASIILQLLTVVIPRLEALKKEGQSGQTKITQYTRYLTVALAILQGTGLVATARSGALFSSCSVGDQIVPNSSIFTTIVMVVTMTAGTACVMWLGELITDRGIGNGMSILMFISIAASFPSALWAIKESGKLADGWIEFGTVIIIGFVMVGLVVFVEQAQRRIPVQYAKRMIGRRSYGGTSTYIPLKVNQAGVIPVIFASSLLYIPALIVQFSNSNAGWANWIKDHFVKGDHPYYIASYFLLIVFFAFFYVAISFNPEEVADNMKKYGGFIPGIRAGRPTAEYLSYVLNRITWPGSLYLGLIALVPTVALAGFGGANQNFPFGGTSILIIVGVGLETVKQIESQLQQRNYEGFLR from the coding sequence GTGCTCACCGCGTTCGCCCGGGCGTTCAAGACGCCCGACCTGCGCAAGAAGCTGCTCTTCACGCTCGGCATCATCGTTCTCTATCGGCTCGGGGCACACATTCCCGTACCGGGAGTGAGTTACGAGAACGTCCAGACCTGTATCGACCAGGCCAGCAAGGGCAACAACAGCCTCTTCGGTCTGGTCAACATGTTCAGCGGTGGTGCGCTGCTGCAGATCACGATCTTCGCGCTCGGAATCATGCCGTACATCACGGCCAGCATCATTCTTCAGCTGCTGACCGTGGTCATTCCCCGACTGGAGGCCCTCAAGAAGGAGGGACAGTCCGGGCAGACCAAGATCACGCAGTACACGCGTTACCTCACGGTCGCGCTGGCCATCCTCCAGGGCACCGGCCTCGTGGCCACCGCCCGCAGCGGCGCGCTCTTCAGCAGCTGCTCGGTGGGCGACCAGATCGTCCCCAACTCGTCGATCTTCACCACGATCGTCATGGTCGTCACGATGACGGCCGGCACCGCGTGCGTCATGTGGCTCGGTGAGCTCATCACCGACCGCGGCATCGGCAACGGCATGTCGATCCTGATGTTCATCTCGATCGCCGCCAGCTTCCCGAGCGCCCTGTGGGCCATCAAGGAGAGCGGCAAGCTCGCCGACGGCTGGATCGAATTCGGCACGGTCATCATCATCGGCTTCGTGATGGTGGGCCTCGTCGTCTTCGTCGAGCAGGCCCAGCGCCGCATCCCGGTGCAGTACGCGAAGCGCATGATCGGGCGCCGTTCCTACGGCGGTACGTCCACGTACATCCCGCTCAAGGTGAACCAGGCGGGCGTGATCCCCGTCATCTTCGCCTCCTCGCTCCTCTACATCCCGGCCCTGATCGTCCAGTTCTCCAACTCCAACGCGGGCTGGGCGAACTGGATCAAGGACCACTTCGTCAAGGGCGACCACCCGTACTACATCGCGTCCTACTTCCTCCTGATCGTCTTCTTCGCGTTCTTCTACGTGGCGATCTCGTTCAACCCCGAAGAAGTAGCCGACAACATGAAGAAGTATGGTGGGTTCATCCCGGGTATCCGGGCAGGTCGACCTACAGCCGAGTACCTGAGCTACGTGCTCAACAGGATCACTTGGCCGGGCTCGCTGTACCTGGGGCTCATCGCTCTTGTGCCGACAGTGGCGTTGGCAGGCTTCGGTGGCGCGAACCAGAACTTCCCGTTCGGCGGGACGAGCATCCTCATCATCGTGGGTGTGGGTCTGGAGACCGTGAAGCAGATCGAGAGTCAGCTCCAGCAGCGCAATTACGAAGGGTTCCTCCGCTGA
- a CDS encoding DNA-directed RNA polymerase subunit alpha — translation MLIAQRPSLTEEVVDEFRSRFVIEPLEPGFGYTLGNSLRRTLLSSIPGAAVTSIRIDGVLHEFTTVPGVKEDVTDLILNIKQLVVSSEHDEPVVMYLRKQGPGLVTAADIAPPAGVEVHNPDLVLATLNGKGKLEMELTVERGRGYVSAVQNKQAGQEIGRIPVDSIYSPVLKVTYKVEATRVEQRTDFDKLIVDVETKQAMRPRDAMASAGKTLVELFGLARELNIDAEGIDMGPSPTDAALAADLALPIEELELTVRSYNCLKREGIHSVGELVARSEADLLDIRNFGAKSIDEVKAKLAGMGLALKDSPPGFDPTAAADAFGADDDADAGFVETEQY, via the coding sequence ATGCTGATCGCTCAGCGTCCGTCGCTGACCGAAGAGGTCGTCGACGAGTTCCGCTCCCGGTTCGTCATCGAGCCGCTCGAGCCCGGTTTCGGTTACACCCTCGGCAACTCCCTGCGCCGTACCCTCCTCTCCTCGATCCCCGGTGCCGCTGTCACCAGCATCCGGATCGACGGTGTCCTGCACGAGTTCACCACCGTGCCGGGCGTCAAGGAGGACGTGACCGACCTCATCCTCAACATCAAGCAGCTGGTCGTCTCCTCGGAGCACGACGAGCCGGTCGTGATGTACCTGCGCAAGCAGGGTCCCGGCCTGGTCACCGCTGCCGACATCGCGCCGCCGGCCGGCGTCGAGGTCCACAACCCGGACCTCGTCCTCGCCACGCTGAACGGCAAGGGCAAGCTGGAGATGGAGCTGACCGTCGAGCGCGGCCGCGGCTACGTCTCCGCCGTCCAGAACAAGCAGGCGGGCCAGGAGATCGGCCGTATCCCGGTCGACTCCATCTACTCGCCGGTGCTCAAGGTCACGTACAAGGTCGAGGCGACCCGTGTCGAGCAGCGCACCGACTTCGACAAGCTGATCGTCGACGTCGAGACCAAGCAGGCCATGCGCCCGCGCGACGCCATGGCGTCCGCCGGTAAGACCCTGGTCGAGCTGTTCGGTCTGGCGCGCGAGCTCAACATCGACGCCGAGGGCATCGACATGGGCCCGTCGCCCACGGACGCTGCGCTCGCCGCCGATCTGGCGCTGCCGATCGAGGAGCTGGAGCTCACGGTCCGCTCGTACAACTGCCTCAAGCGCGAGGGCATCCACTCCGTGGGTGAGCTCGTGGCGCGTTCCGAGGCCGACCTGCTCGACATCCGCAACTTCGGTGCGAAGTCGATCGACGAGGTCAAGGCGAAGCTGGCCGGCATGGGCCTAGCCCTCAAGGACAGCCCGCCCGGATTCGACCCGACCGCCGCCGCCGACGCCTTCGGCGCCGACGACGACGCGGACGCGGGCTTCGTCGAGACCGAGCAGTACTAG
- a CDS encoding glycosyltransferase family 2 protein — translation MVVPTYNSGSHIEPLVRSMLDQTLSADEFEVLFVDDGSTDDTPARLAELAAEHAHFRTTSIPNSGWPGKPRNIGVEQARGEYVQFVDHDDLMAPEALERLHAMAVRNGSDIVIGKVASNFTSRGVPYGLMSTTREKCTVRTASLIDSLTPHKMFRTAFLREHGIVHPEGPWILEDQLFLVRSYLKAEVVSVLGDYVCYTYWARDDAANAGTRAMDPRRYYANLREIMATVADGTEPGPDRERLLRRFYRGEMLGRLGVPARGAVIDPHFDADPFEAVRELADAFVTEGVHASLAANQRVRSDLLRLNRPAELTEFTRRQTDLTALTTVGEAHWDRDRLKVAFTARFAEREDGPGLLLARRDDRYFLAPSLTDGVLDEPVDVTAELKSFRVDVLLRHADTAHLWPALSTTSLSLEEETDADGTVLVRPVLTGTASLDPVRGAGGSPLAAGTWDVRIRVMGAGFDRTVPLGNAGAEASALPAGEVLAGHRAGPAVVADAMGTGTGLALTVVPTADAPRPRGPKVSVVVPTAGATAEALRETLASLDAQSLPQEEFERVLVGDGEGEVRPEAGTDPRNAGIDASRGDYVLFVEPGDRLAPRALELMYAYGMANDTDIVVGKLAGKDRSLPKELFVRDRPRASLAKDPLADSLTVNKLYDRAFLLRHALRFSAEDLPLADHAFAAEAYLRAVHASVLGSYVCYHYGPKRNTPAPAPADFYAAVAGLMKTTDSVSEPGPARDRLHRRWLRVEVLDRISGKAFLEMAEEDRISLVRDIRAALAGVASAGAVAGLPLARRVTVGLIEDDRPEDVVRLARWDRSLVCEPSLTGFERREDGVFLLSFTGTPRAADGPVGVVTDEEGRHTLAPAGLPQTVLDRFAGESLTGGAVPEKATAVLVLRERETGAEYRLATESEVRRTLDGGLTVAGTAELDPSSAAGGSALDDGPWDLYVRLTALGWTKTARLGRTRTAEVSEELTAAPHPADPARTITPYWTRPHRDLSLRVETPEPAPAPPKQGLLRRVAKALKGK, via the coding sequence GTGGTTGTCCCGACGTACAACTCGGGGAGCCACATCGAGCCGCTGGTCCGCTCGATGCTGGACCAGACGCTGTCGGCCGACGAGTTCGAGGTGCTGTTCGTCGACGACGGCTCCACCGACGACACCCCGGCCCGGCTTGCGGAACTCGCCGCCGAGCACGCCCATTTCCGTACCACCTCCATCCCCAACTCGGGGTGGCCGGGCAAGCCGCGGAACATCGGTGTGGAGCAGGCGCGCGGCGAGTACGTCCAGTTCGTGGACCACGACGACCTGATGGCCCCCGAGGCGCTGGAGCGCCTGCACGCCATGGCGGTCCGCAACGGCTCGGACATCGTCATCGGCAAGGTGGCCAGCAACTTCACCAGCCGGGGCGTGCCGTACGGCCTGATGAGCACGACCCGCGAGAAGTGCACCGTGCGCACGGCCTCGTTGATCGACAGCCTCACCCCGCACAAGATGTTCCGCACCGCGTTCCTGCGCGAGCACGGCATCGTGCACCCCGAAGGCCCGTGGATCCTGGAGGACCAGCTCTTCCTGGTCCGTTCGTACCTCAAGGCCGAGGTCGTCTCGGTGCTGGGCGACTACGTCTGCTACACGTACTGGGCGCGCGACGACGCGGCGAACGCCGGTACCCGGGCGATGGACCCGCGCCGGTACTACGCCAACCTCCGCGAGATCATGGCCACGGTGGCGGACGGCACCGAGCCCGGCCCGGACCGGGAGCGGCTGCTGCGGCGCTTCTACCGGGGCGAGATGCTCGGACGGCTGGGCGTTCCGGCGCGCGGGGCGGTCATCGACCCGCACTTCGACGCCGATCCCTTCGAGGCGGTCCGGGAGCTGGCCGACGCCTTCGTCACCGAGGGGGTGCACGCCTCTCTCGCCGCCAACCAGCGGGTGCGTTCGGACCTGTTGCGGCTGAACAGGCCCGCCGAGCTGACCGAGTTCACCCGCCGGCAGACCGACCTGACCGCGCTCACCACGGTCGGGGAGGCCCACTGGGACCGCGACCGGCTGAAGGTCGCCTTCACCGCCCGGTTCGCCGAGCGGGAGGACGGGCCGGGGCTGCTGCTGGCCCGCCGGGACGACCGTTACTTCCTCGCGCCTTCCCTCACCGACGGGGTCCTGGACGAGCCGGTCGACGTGACCGCGGAGCTGAAGTCGTTCCGGGTGGACGTCCTGCTCCGGCACGCGGACACCGCCCACCTGTGGCCCGCGCTCTCCACCACCTCGCTGAGCCTGGAGGAGGAGACGGACGCGGACGGCACCGTGCTGGTGCGGCCGGTGCTGACGGGCACCGCCTCGCTCGATCCGGTGCGCGGCGCGGGCGGCAGCCCGCTGGCCGCCGGGACGTGGGACGTGCGGATCCGGGTGATGGGCGCCGGGTTCGACCGTACGGTGCCGCTCGGCAACGCCGGTGCCGAGGCGTCCGCGCTGCCCGCCGGGGAGGTCCTGGCCGGGCACCGCGCCGGGCCCGCGGTCGTCGCCGACGCCATGGGCACCGGTACGGGGCTCGCCCTCACGGTCGTCCCCACCGCGGACGCCCCGCGTCCCCGCGGGCCGAAGGTCAGCGTCGTCGTGCCGACCGCCGGGGCGACCGCTGAGGCGCTGCGCGAGACGCTCGCCTCGCTCGACGCGCAGAGCCTCCCGCAGGAGGAGTTCGAGAGGGTCCTCGTCGGTGACGGCGAGGGCGAGGTGCGCCCCGAGGCCGGTACCGACCCCCGCAACGCCGGGATCGACGCCTCGCGCGGCGACTACGTCCTCTTCGTGGAGCCGGGCGACCGCCTCGCTCCCCGGGCGCTGGAGCTGATGTACGCGTACGGCATGGCCAACGACACCGACATCGTGGTCGGGAAGCTCGCGGGCAAGGACCGTTCGCTGCCCAAGGAGCTGTTCGTCCGCGACCGGCCGCGCGCCAGTCTCGCGAAGGACCCGCTGGCCGACAGCCTCACGGTCAACAAGCTGTACGACCGCGCGTTCCTGCTCCGGCACGCCCTGCGGTTCTCCGCCGAGGACCTGCCGCTGGCGGACCATGCCTTCGCCGCGGAGGCGTATCTGCGGGCCGTGCACGCCTCGGTGCTGGGCTCCTACGTCTGCTACCACTACGGCCCGAAGCGGAACACCCCGGCGCCGGCACCCGCCGACTTCTACGCGGCGGTCGCCGGGCTGATGAAGACCACCGACAGCGTCTCCGAGCCGGGCCCCGCCCGCGACCGGCTGCACCGCCGCTGGCTGCGCGTCGAGGTGCTGGACCGGATCAGCGGCAAGGCGTTCCTGGAGATGGCGGAGGAGGACCGGATCTCCCTGGTCCGCGACATCCGGGCCGCCCTGGCGGGAGTCGCGTCGGCGGGTGCCGTCGCCGGGCTCCCCCTGGCCCGGCGGGTCACCGTCGGCCTGATCGAGGACGACCGGCCCGAGGACGTGGTCCGGCTCGCCCGCTGGGACCGCTCCCTCGTCTGCGAGCCCTCGCTGACCGGTTTCGAGCGGCGGGAGGACGGGGTCTTCCTGCTGTCGTTCACCGGCACCCCGCGTGCGGCCGACGGCCCGGTGGGCGTGGTCACCGACGAGGAGGGCCGCCACACCCTGGCCCCGGCCGGACTGCCGCAGACCGTGCTGGACCGGTTCGCCGGGGAGTCGCTGACGGGCGGCGCGGTGCCGGAGAAGGCCACCGCCGTGCTGGTGCTGCGGGAGCGCGAGACGGGTGCCGAGTACCGCCTGGCCACCGAGTCCGAGGTGCGCCGCACCCTGGACGGCGGGCTCACCGTCGCCGGTACGGCCGAGCTGGACCCGTCCTCGGCGGCCGGCGGCTCCGCGCTCGACGACGGCCCCTGGGACCTCTACGTCCGGCTCACCGCGCTCGGCTGGACGAAGACCGCCCGGCTGGGCCGGACCCGTACGGCCGAGGTCTCCGAGGAGCTCACCGCGGCCCCGCACCCGGCCGACCCGGCCCGCACCATCACCCCGTACTGGACCAGGCCGCACCGCGATCTCTCGCTCCGGGTGGAGACCCCGGAGCCCGCACCGGCCCCGCCCAAGCAGGGGCTGCTGCGCCGGGTGGCCAAGGCCCTCAAGGGCAAGTAG
- a CDS encoding adenylate kinase: MRIVLVGPPGAGKGTQAAYLAKNLSIPHISTGDLFRANISQGTDLGKQARSYMDKGQLVPDEVTNAMAEDRMSQADAAGGFLLDGFPRNVGQAEALDEMLKSKGVALDAVLDLEVPEDEVVKRIAGRRICRNDSSHVFHVAYNQPETEGVCDICGGELYQRDDDNEETVRTRLEVYHTQTEPIIDYYREQGLVVTIPALGKVTEVTERAMAALKSDEG; this comes from the coding sequence ATGCGAATCGTCCTCGTCGGGCCTCCTGGTGCCGGCAAGGGAACGCAGGCCGCGTACCTTGCCAAGAACCTGTCGATTCCGCACATCTCCACGGGCGACCTCTTCCGCGCCAACATCAGCCAAGGCACCGACCTTGGCAAGCAGGCCCGCTCCTACATGGACAAGGGTCAGCTGGTGCCGGACGAGGTGACCAACGCGATGGCCGAGGACCGCATGTCCCAGGCGGACGCGGCCGGTGGCTTCCTGCTCGACGGCTTCCCGCGCAACGTCGGCCAGGCCGAGGCGCTGGACGAGATGCTGAAGAGCAAGGGTGTGGCGCTCGACGCGGTCCTGGACCTGGAGGTCCCCGAGGACGAGGTCGTGAAGCGGATCGCGGGTCGCCGCATCTGCCGCAACGACAGCTCGCACGTCTTCCACGTCGCGTACAACCAGCCGGAGACCGAGGGTGTCTGTGACATCTGCGGCGGCGAGCTGTACCAGCGGGACGACGACAACGAGGAGACGGTCCGCACGCGGCTGGAGGTCTACCACACCCAGACCGAGCCGATCATCGACTACTACCGCGAGCAGGGACTGGTCGTGACCATCCCCGCCCTCGGCAAGGTCACCGAGGTGACCGAGCGGGCCATGGCGGCGCTCAAGTCCGACGAGGGCTGA
- the rplQ gene encoding 50S ribosomal protein L17, with the protein MPRPAKGARLGGSAAHERLLLANLAKSLFEHGRITTTEAKARRLRPVAERLVTKAKKGDIHNRRLVLQTITDKSIVHTLFTEIAPRYENRPGGYTRITKIGNRRGDNAPMAVIELVEALTVAQQATGEAEAATKRAVKEDAAKAEVVEDAKPAEADAESKDA; encoded by the coding sequence ATGCCGCGTCCCGCCAAGGGTGCACGTCTGGGCGGCAGCGCCGCGCACGAGCGTCTGCTGCTCGCGAACCTCGCGAAGTCGCTGTTCGAGCACGGCCGCATCACGACGACCGAGGCCAAGGCCCGTCGTCTGCGCCCCGTCGCCGAGCGTCTCGTCACGAAGGCGAAGAAGGGCGACATCCACAACCGTCGCCTGGTGCTCCAGACGATCACGGACAAGAGCATCGTCCACACGCTCTTCACCGAGATCGCTCCCCGGTACGAGAACCGCCCCGGTGGTTACACCCGTATCACCAAGATCGGCAACCGTCGTGGCGACAACGCCCCGATGGCGGTCATCGAGCTCGTCGAGGCCCTGACCGTGGCCCAGCAGGCCACCGGTGAGGCCGAGGCCGCCACCAAGCGTGCGGTCAAGGAAGACGCTGCCAAGGCAGAGGTCGTCGAGGACGCCAAGCCGGCCGAGGCCGACGCGGAGTCCAAGGACGCCTGA
- the rpsM gene encoding 30S ribosomal protein S13, which translates to MARVSGVDIPREKRVEVALTYVFGIGRTRSKEILAATGVNPNTRVRDLAEEDLVKIREFVDANLRTEGDLRREIQGDIRRKIEIGCYQGIRHRRGLPVHGQRTSTNARTRKGPRRAIAGKKKPGKK; encoded by the coding sequence ATGGCACGCGTTTCAGGTGTTGACATCCCGCGCGAAAAGCGCGTGGAGGTTGCCCTCACCTACGTCTTCGGCATCGGGCGCACCCGGTCCAAGGAGATCCTCGCCGCGACCGGCGTGAACCCGAACACCCGCGTTCGTGACCTGGCCGAAGAGGACCTCGTCAAGATCCGCGAGTTCGTCGACGCCAACCTGCGCACCGAGGGTGACCTCCGCCGCGAGATCCAGGGCGACATCCGCCGCAAGATCGAGATCGGCTGCTACCAGGGCATCCGCCACCGTCGTGGCCTGCCCGTGCACGGTCAGCGGACCAGCACGAACGCGCGTACCCGCAAGGGCCCGCGTCGCGCCATCGCCGGTAAGAAGAAGCCGGGCAAGAAGTAG
- the map gene encoding type I methionyl aminopeptidase has translation MVQIKTPEQIAKMREAGLVVAAIHAATREAAVPGASTHDLDQVARKVIADHGAKSNFLGYGGFPATICTSVNDVVVHGIPDEKTVLKDGDIISIDCGAIVDGWHGDAAYTAFVGTGHAPELIELSRVTEESMWAGIAAMKVNNRLVDISKAIEGYIRRQPRPATGKYGIIEDYGGHGIGTEMHMDPHLLNYVSRKRGKGIKLVPGVCLAIEPMVSLGTAQTKVLSDDWTVLTTDGSWSSHWEHSIALTEEGPLVLTAPDGGAEKLAQYGVQAAPDPLA, from the coding sequence ATGGTGCAGATCAAGACCCCGGAGCAGATCGCCAAGATGCGTGAGGCGGGCCTGGTGGTCGCCGCCATTCACGCCGCCACCCGCGAGGCCGCCGTGCCGGGCGCCTCCACCCACGACCTGGACCAGGTCGCCCGCAAGGTGATCGCCGACCACGGGGCGAAGTCGAACTTCCTCGGGTACGGCGGGTTCCCCGCCACCATCTGCACCTCGGTCAACGACGTCGTCGTCCACGGCATCCCGGACGAGAAGACCGTCCTCAAGGACGGCGACATCATCTCCATCGACTGCGGCGCGATCGTCGACGGCTGGCACGGCGACGCCGCGTACACCGCCTTCGTCGGCACGGGTCACGCTCCGGAGCTGATCGAGCTCTCCCGGGTGACCGAGGAGTCGATGTGGGCCGGCATCGCCGCGATGAAGGTGAACAACCGCCTCGTCGACATCTCCAAGGCGATCGAGGGCTACATCCGCCGCCAGCCCCGCCCCGCCACCGGCAAGTACGGGATCATCGAGGACTACGGCGGCCACGGCATCGGCACCGAGATGCACATGGACCCGCACCTGCTGAACTACGTCTCCCGCAAGCGCGGCAAGGGCATCAAGCTGGTCCCCGGCGTCTGCCTGGCGATCGAGCCGATGGTCTCGCTCGGCACCGCGCAGACCAAGGTGCTCAGCGACGACTGGACCGTGCTCACCACCGACGGCAGCTGGTCCTCCCACTGGGAGCACTCCATCGCGCTCACCGAGGAGGGCCCGCTGGTGCTGACAGCCCCGGACGGCGGAGCCGAGAAGCTCGCCCAGTACGGCGTCCAGGCCGCCCCGGACCCGCTGGCCTGA
- the rpsK gene encoding 30S ribosomal protein S11: protein MPPKGRQGAAKKVRRKEKKNVAHGHAHIKSTFNNTIVSITDPSGNVISWASAGHVGFKGSRKSTPFAAQMAAESAARRAQEHGMRKVDVFVKGPGSGRETAIRSLQATGLEVGSIQDVTPTPHNGCRPPKRRRV, encoded by the coding sequence ATGCCCCCCAAGGGTCGTCAGGGCGCAGCCAAGAAGGTGCGTCGCAAGGAAAAGAAGAACGTCGCTCACGGCCACGCGCACATCAAGAGCACGTTCAACAACACCATCGTCTCGATCACGGACCCCTCGGGCAACGTGATCTCCTGGGCCTCCGCCGGCCACGTCGGCTTCAAGGGCTCGCGCAAGTCCACCCCCTTCGCCGCGCAGATGGCCGCCGAGTCGGCCGCCCGCCGCGCGCAGGAGCACGGCATGCGCAAGGTCGACGTCTTCGTCAAGGGTCCGGGCTCCGGCCGCGAGACCGCGATCCGTTCCCTCCAGGCCACGGGCCTCGAGGTCGGTTCGATCCAGGACGTCACCCCGACGCCGCACAACGGCTGCCGTCCGCCGAAGCGTCGCCGCGTCTGA